The Brachyhypopomus gauderio isolate BG-103 chromosome 1, BGAUD_0.2, whole genome shotgun sequence genome includes a window with the following:
- the LOC143522776 gene encoding gamma-crystallin M2-like, with protein sequence MTMGKVIFYEDRNFMGRSYECTGDCSDMNSYMSRCHSCRVESGCWMVYDHPNYMGNSYFMKRGEYADYMNMWGWGTGNYIRSCRMIPRYRGSHRMRIYDRENFMGQMMEMTDDCDSFMDRYHWSNGCHSCHVMDGHWLMYEHPNYRGRMWYFGPGEYRNFRNWGGMRFMSMRRIMDSWY encoded by the exons ATGACCATGGGCAAG GTGATCTTCTACGAGGACAGGAACTTCATGGGTCGCTCCTACGAGTGCACCGGTGATTGTTCTGACATGAACTCTTACATGAGCCGCTGCCACTCCTGCAGGGTGGAGAGCGGCTGCTGGATGGTGTACGACCACCCCAACTACATGGGAAACAGCTACTTCATGAAGAGGGGGGAGTACGCCGACTACATGAACATGTGGGGATGGGGGACGGGTAACTACATCAGGTCTTGCCGCATGATCCCTCGG TACAGAGGATCCCACAGAATGAGGATCTATGACAGGGAGAACTTCATGGGTCAGATGATGGAGATGACGGATGACTGTGATTCCTTCATGGATCGCTACCACTGGTCCAACGGCTGCCACTCCTGTCACGTGATGGACGGCCACTGGCTCATGTACGAACATCCCAACTACAGAGGCAGGATGTGGTACTTTGGTCCTGGAGAGTACAGGAACTTCAGGAACTGGGGCGGCATGAGGTTCATGAGCATGAGGCGGATCATGGATTCCTGGTATTAA